In Streptomyces camelliae, the sequence TGGGCGCGAGCCTCGTCGTGGCGTACCACCTGAACATCTGGCAGGCGCTGGTCGTCGCGGTGGCGGCGCCGGTCGTGTCGTACGGCCTCGTCGGGCTGATCGGGATCGCGGGCAAGCGCGGCGGCGCGCCCGGCATGGCGCTGTCGCGTGCGGTCTTCGGCCAGCGCGGCAATCTGCTGCCCGGTTCGCTGATCTGGGTCGCGCGCTGGGGCTGGGAGACGATCAACGCGGTGACCGGCGCGTACGCGATGCTCACCATCCTGGACATCCTGTTCGGCCTGAAGGCGAACAGTGTGCTCGACATGGTGACGCTGCTGGTCTTCGTCGTCGCGACGTTCGCGATCTCCGGGCTCGGCATCAACGCCGTGCAGAAGTGCAACAAGTACGCGACGTACCTCTTCGGCGTCTTCTCGGTGCTGGTGCTCGTCTACCTCATCGCGAACACGAACTGGTCGAAGGTGCTGCACCACGGCGGCGGCTCCACGGCCGCGGTGATCACCGGTGTCGGCATGATCGCGGCGGGCGGTGTCAGCTGGATCCCGACGGCGCCGGACTTCACCCGCTACCTGCCGCGCACGGCGTCCTCGAAGGCGATCGTGGGTACGGCGGTGGGCGGCGCCGGCATCGTCGTGCTGCCCATGGTCCTGATGGGCGCGGTGATGGCGGTCTCGACCCCGGACCTGGCCTCGGCCACCGACCCGGTGTCCTTCCTCGGCGAGATCCTGCCGACGTGGATCGCGGTGCCGTACCTGTTCATCGCGCTGATCGGCATGCTGCTGATCAACTCGATGTCGATGTACTCGGCGGGCTTCACCGCGCAGACCCTCGGCTTCAAGGTGCCGCGGCACTGGGCGGTCTCGGTGAACGCCGTGATCTCGCTGGTCTTCGGCGGGGTGCTGATGCTGGTGGCGACGAGCTTCATGGGCTCCTTCATCGCCTTCCTGTCCCTGCTCGCGGTCGCCTTCTCCGCCTGGGTGGGCGTGTTCGGCGCGGACATGCTGCGCCGCACGGAGTACGACGGCGAGGCCATGGCCGACACGACCCGCACCAGCGCCTACTGGTACAAGGGCGGCTTCTCCCCCGCGGCCGTGGCCGCCTGGGCGATCGGCCTGCTGTCGGGCCTGATGTTCACGACCTCGGACTGGTTCACCGGCCCGCTCGCGAAGAACAACGTCATCGGCGAGTACGGCCTCGGCTGGGTCGCCACGATCGTCATCTCGGGCCTGCTGTACGTGATCCTGCCGAAGCCGGCGGTGGTGCAGCCGGCGCCGGCCCGCGAGCAGGCGGCGGAGGCCAGGGAGTCTGCGACTCTGGCCGTCTGACGCTACGTCAGCTACCGTCCCCCTCCACCGCATCGCACCGGAGGGGGACTTTCCCATGCCCGTCACGGTCGTCCGCTTCAATCTCGTCGCCCCGGGTGCCGCGCCCGCCGCGCTCTCCGCCCGTTACCGGGCCGCCGTGGAGATGGCCGCGTACGCGGACGAGCGCGGGATCAGCACCGTGCAGACCGAGGAGCATCACGGCGCCGCGAACAACTGGCTGCCGTCGCCGTTCGCCTTCGCGGGCGCGGTGTTCGGGGCGACCCGGAACATCGCGGTGACCGTGTCGGCGGTGATCGGCCCGCTGCACGATCCGCTGCGGCTGGCCGAGGAGATCGCCGTACTGGACCTGCTGAGCGGCGGGCGGCTGGTGACGGTGGCGGGGATCGGCTACCGGCCCGAGGAGTACGCCCTGTTCGGCGTCGACTGGAAGCGCCGGGGCCGGCTCCAGGACGAGCTGCTTCAGACGCTGCTGAAGGCGTGGTCCGGCGAGGAGTTCACCTACCGGGGCCACCGGGTACGGCTCACCCCGCGCCCGTTCACCGATCCGCACCCGCTGCTGCTGGTCGGCGGCTCCTCCAGGGCCGCCGCCCGCCGGGCCGCCCGGCTGGGGCTGCCGTTCTTCCCGAGCGCGCACCTGCCCGAGCTGGAGGCGTACTACAAGGAGAAGCTCACCGAGTACGGCACCGAGGGCTGGTCGCTGATGCCCGCCGCCGAGACGCCGCTCCTGCATATCGCCGAGGACCCGGACCGGGCGTGGACCGTGTACGGCGAGCACTTCCTGCACGAGGCCCGGACCTACGCCTCCTGGCAGTCCGGGCAGATCCGCTCGGCGGTGAGGTCGGCGGCCACGACGGTGGACGAGCTCCGCGAGGAGGGCGTGTACCGGATCCTCACCCCGGAGCAGTGCGTGGCGCTGGGTGCCGACAGTCTCGTGCTCCATCCGCTGGCGGGCGGGATGCCGGTGGCGGAGGGGTGGCGCAGCCTCAGGCTCTTCGCGGAGCGGGTGCTTCCGGTGCTGGCGGATCGAGCCGCGTGAGGAGGGCGCGCAGCGGCACGGCCTCGGCCGGATCACCGCCGCCGGCCCACAGCGCGGCAACGGCGGTGGGCCGTGCGTGCGGGTGGGTGGCGACGGTCAGGGAACTGCCGAGCCGTACGCGTGGTCCATCGACGCCCAGTCGACGTCGTGGAGTCCGTCGAACATGTGGATCACTATGCCGGACGGCACTGACAATGCGGCTGACCTGCGGCGAAGGGGCCGTACGGCACACCGCCGCCCCCGTTCCGGGCAGTGACCGGAACGGGGGCGGCGGACGGTACGGGGAGAGGGCAGCGGGGACTTGGCCCTTCTCCCCGAGTTCACGGGGCCTCCTGGGCGGAGGTCAGCCCATCTCCTCCAGCGACTTGCCCTTCGTCTCCTTGACGAACTTCAGGACGAACGGGATGGAGAGGGCCGCGAAGACCGTGTAGATGATGTAGGTGCCGGAGAGGTTCCAGTCGGCCAGCGACGGGAAGCTCGCGGTGATGGCCCAGTTGGCGATCCACTGCGCGGAGGCGGCCACACCGAGGGCGGCGGCGCGGATCTTGTTCGGGAACATCTCGCCGAGGAAGACCCAGACCACCACGCCCCACGACAGGGCGAAGAAGAGGACGAACACGTGGGCGGCGATCAGGGCGACCCAGCCCTGGGTGCTCGGCAGCTTGCCGTCGACCAGGTGGTAGCTGAACGCCCAGGCCTCCAGGGCCAGGCCGACGACCATGCCGACGGAGCCGATGAGGGCCAGCGGCTTGCGGCCGACGCGGTCCACGAAGATCATCGCGATCACGGTGCCGACGATGTTGATGATCGACGTCGTGAAGGAGTAGAAGAACGAGTCCGCCGGGTCGATGCCGACCGACTGCCACAGCGTCGAGGAGTAGTAGAACGCGACGTTGATGCCGACGAACTGCTGGAAGACCGACAGACCGATACCGATCCAGACGATCGGCTTGAAGAAGAAGCCGCCGCCGAGCAGGTCCTTGAAGGTGGACTTGTGCTCGCTCTGCATCGCGTGCTCGATCTCGGCGACGCGGGCGTCCAGGTCGGCGTCCTGGCCCTCGACCTCGGCCAGGATCTCCTTGGCGCGCTCACGCTTGCCGACGGAGAGCAGGAAGCGCGGGGACTCGGGGATCGCGAAGGACAGCAGGCCGTAGAGGACGGCCGGGACGACCATGACGCCGAGCATGACCTGCCAGGCCTCCAGGCCCATCAGGTGGCCGCGCTGGTTGCCGTCGGCGGCGTTCAGCAGGCCCCAGTTGACCAGCTGGGAGACGGCGATGCCGATGACGATCGCGGCCTGCTGGAAGGAGCCGAGCCGGCCGCGGTAGGCGGGCGGGGCGACCTCGGCGATGTAGGCGGGGCCGATGACGGAGGCCATGCCGATGGCGAAGCCGCCGACGACGCGCCAGAGGGCGAAGTCCCACAGGGCGAAGGGCAGCGCCGAGCCGACGGCGCTCACCGTGAACAGTACGGCGGCGATCTGCATGACGCGGATGCGGCCGATCCGGTCGGCTATGCGGCCGGCGTAGGCGGCACCGATGGCGCAGCCGATCAGGGCGATCGCGATGACCTGGGCGAGCGCGGCGGAGCCGATGTCGTAGCGGCTGCGGATGGCCTCGACCGCGCCGTTGATCACGGAGCTGTCGTAGCCGAAGAGGAAACCGCCCATGGCGGCGGCCGCCGCGATGAAGATGACGTGCCCGAGATGATCGGGATGAGCCGTTCTGGCTCCTGACTGAGGTGCCTGCGCTGTGCTGGTCACGTGTATCTCCTCGGGCCGCGGCAACGCTGCCGGGGTGGGGGTGAGCCCTGTCAGGTTCAAGTGGTGCATAGGTCCACACCGCTCACACCTGAAGGTAAAAGCAACGTTGCAGAGACTATGCCTTCAAGTTTCGAAGTCAATAGGTCAACGGCTGTGAGCTTTGAGATATGCCCGGTTGCCCAGCGTTCATTTCTTGAACACAGAGTGAGTTGATCTTGGAGTGCTCAACGTAGGCGCTGGGAGATCACCTTCGACACGCCGTCGCCCTGCATGGACACGCCGTAAAGCGCGTCGGCGACCTCCATCGTGCGCTTCTGGTGCGTGATCACGATCAGCTGCGAGGCCTCCTGCAGCTCCTGCATGATCCGGATCAGCCGCTGGAGGTTGGTGTCGTCCAGCGCGGCCTCGACCTCGTCCATGACGTAGAACGGGCTGGGCCGGGCCTTGAAGATCGACACCAGCAGCGCGACGGCCGTCAGCGAGCGTTCGCCGCCGGACAGCAGGGAGAGCCGCTTGACCTTCTTGCCCGGCGGGCGCGCCTCGACGTCCACGCCGGTGGTGAGCATGTTGTCGGGATCGGTCAGGACCAGCCGTCCGTCACCGCCCGGGAAGAGCCGGCTGAAGACGCCCTCGAACTCGCGGGCGGTGTCCCGGTACGCCTCGGTGAAGACCTGCTCGACGCGCTCGTCGACCTCCTTCACCACCTGAAGCAGGTCGGCGCGGGTCTTCTTCAGGTCCTCCAGCTGTTCGCTCAGGAACTTGTGCCGCTCCTCCAGCGCCGCGAACTCCTCCAGCGCCAGCGGGTTGACCTTGCCGAGCTGCTGGTACGCCCGCTCGGCCGCCTTGAGCCGCCGCTCCTGTTCGGCCCGGTGGAAGGGGCGCGGCTGGTTACGGGGATGGTCGGGGTCGTCCGGCAGCTGCTCGCCCTCGGCGGGGAGCGAGGGCGGCACGGGCTGGTGCGGTCCGTACTCCGACACCAGTCCTTCCGGTTCGACGCCCAGCTCCTCCAGCGCCTTGGTCTCCAGCTGCTCTATCCGCAGCCGCTTCTCGGCGCCGAGCACCTCGCCGCGGTGGACGGAGTCGGTCAGCTTGTCGAGTTCCGACTTCAGTTCGCGGCCGGCGGTGCGGGCGGCGGTCAGCTCCTGTTCCCGCTGTGCCTTCGCGGCCTCGGCGGCGGAGCGTTCCCGCTCGGCGCGGGCGAGGGACACCTCGATGTGCGCGAGCAGCTGCCGGGCGCCGGAGGCGACGGCCTCGGCGACGGCCGCCTCGTGGCGCAGCCGGGCCCGGCGCTGCTCGGCACGCGCGCGTGCCTCGCGTTCGGCGCGGGCGGCCCGGTCGAGCGAGTCGGCCCGCCCGGCCAGCCCCTTGACCCGCTCCTCGTGGGTACGGACCTGGAGCCGGGCCTCCATCTCGGTCTGCCGCGCGTTGGCCCCGTCGGCGGCAAGCCGGTCGCGCACGGAGGTGTCCGGCTCCTCCTCGACCGGCATCTCCTCGGCGACAGCCAGCCGTTCGGCCAGCTCCTCCGCCTCCTGTACGGCCTTCTCCAGCGCCTCCTGCGCGCGGGCGGCGGCCGCGGTGGAGCGCTCGGCCTCCCCGGCGGCGCCGCGCGCCTGTCCGGCGAGCCGGCCGAGCTGCTGGGCGACGGCCGACTTCTCCCGGTCGGCGGCCCGGCGCCGCTCCGCCAGTTCTTCCACAAGGGCGGCGGCCTCGGTACGGCGTTCGGCTGCCGCATGCTGTGCCTCGGTGAGTTCCTCGCAGCGCAGCGCCAGCTCTTCCAGCTCGGCCGCGGCTTCGTCGACCGAGGCCTGCACCTCCAGCAGGCTCGGTGCGCCCGCGGAGCCGCCGTGGGCGAAGTGGGCGCCCAGCAGGTCGCCTTCGGCGGTGACGGCTGTCAGGTCGGGGTGGGCGTGGACCAGGTCTTCCGCGTCCTCCAGGGTGTCCACCACGACGATGCCGTGGAGGAGGCGGTGGACGGCGGGCATGAGGTCGGCGGGGCCGCGGACCAGCTCCGCAGCGAAGCGCCCCCGGGGAAGGGGGGTGACGGCAGGTTCGGCGTCTGCGGGTTCATCGTGGCTTGTCGCGCCACGCGGCGGAGCCGCATGTCGATACTGCCCCGCGCCCCTTCGGTGCGCGTCCCCCGAGGTTGGCTCCGTCGGCCCCGCCAGCAACAGTGCTGCCCGGCCGCCGTCCTGCTTGCGCAGCATGCGGATCGCCTCGGCCGCCGCCGCAGGGGTCGATACGGCGATCGCGTCCGCCGCCGCGCCGAAAGCTGCGGCCAGCGGGATCTCGTGGCCCGGGGTGACCGTCAGCAGCTCCGCCGCCGGGCCCAGAATCCCGGTGAGCCGGTCCCGTGCCCCCAGCAGTATCCCGCTACCGTCCTTGCGCCTCAGCCCCAAGGCCAGGGCCTCCCGGCGGGCCTGGGTCGCGGCTCGGCGGCGTTCGGCGGCGGTGAGTGCCTCGCGGGCCGTACTCAGGGCGGACTCCGCCTCCGCCAGTTGCCGCTTGGCCGCCTCGTGCTGGTCGGTCAGGTGCGCGTCGTCGGCGTCGAGGCCGTCCACCTCGGCCTTGAGGGCCTCGTACTCCTCCTGGGCGGTGACCGCGCGTTCCTGGGCCTCGTCGCGGGCCGCGGCCAGCCGGTCGATCTCGGCCTGGGCCGAGGCGGCGCGGGAGCGGGCCGCGTTGACCTGGCCGGTCAGCCGGGCCAGGCCCTCTCGGCGGTCGGCGATGGCGCGGGCCACGTCCCTCAGCCGGCGTTCCTCGACGGCCAGTTCCCGTTCCAGCTCGGCCCGGTGGGCGACCGTGTCGTCCAGGGCGTGCTGGGCCGCGTCCAGGGCGGCCTCCAGCTCGGCCTCCTGCTCCCGGATGCGGGCGGCCTCGCGCTCCAGGTCCTCGGGGTCGCGGCCGCGGCGCTCGTCGGGGGGCGCGGACGTCGCGCTCTTCACGCGCGCGTCGGCCAGCGAGATCGTGCCGCGGACGCGTTCGGCCAGCTGGGACAGTTCGTACCAGGTCTGCTGGGCGCGCTGGAGGCGGGGCGAGAGCTGCCGTACCTCGTCCTCCAGCAGGGCCTCGCGCTGCTGGGCCTTCTTCAGCTCCTGTTCGGCCGCCTCCTTGCGTTCCTTCAGGGCCGCCTCGTCGGCGATCTCCGTCTTCAGGGCCTCGCGGAGGCGTACGAGGTCGTCGGCCAGCAGGCGCAGGCGGGCGTCCCGCAGATCCGCCTGGATGACCGCGGCCCGCCGGGCGACCGCCGCCTGGCGGCCCAGGGGCTTGAGCTGGCGACGCAGCTCGTCCGTCAGATCCTGCACGCGCGCGAGGTTGGCCTGCATCGCGTCCAGCTTGCGCAGGGCCTTTTCCTTGCGCTTGCGGTGCTTGAGGACGCCGGCCGCCTCTTCGATGAAGGCGCGGCGGCCCATGGGGTCGGCGTGCAGGACGGAGTCGAGCTGGCCCTGGCCGACGATGACGTGCATCTCGCGGCCGATGCCGGAGTCGGACAGGAGTTCCTGGATGTCGAGGAGCCGGCAGGTGTCGCCGTTGATCTGGTACTCGCTGCCGCCGTTGCGGAACATGATC encodes:
- a CDS encoding cytosine permease; its protein translation is MSKTVETEGALETRGIEQVPDHERTGKTRELFPTWVGANISVLLLTMGASLVVAYHLNIWQALVVAVAAPVVSYGLVGLIGIAGKRGGAPGMALSRAVFGQRGNLLPGSLIWVARWGWETINAVTGAYAMLTILDILFGLKANSVLDMVTLLVFVVATFAISGLGINAVQKCNKYATYLFGVFSVLVLVYLIANTNWSKVLHHGGGSTAAVITGVGMIAAGGVSWIPTAPDFTRYLPRTASSKAIVGTAVGGAGIVVLPMVLMGAVMAVSTPDLASATDPVSFLGEILPTWIAVPYLFIALIGMLLINSMSMYSAGFTAQTLGFKVPRHWAVSVNAVISLVFGGVLMLVATSFMGSFIAFLSLLAVAFSAWVGVFGADMLRRTEYDGEAMADTTRTSAYWYKGGFSPAAVAAWAIGLLSGLMFTTSDWFTGPLAKNNVIGEYGLGWVATIVISGLLYVILPKPAVVQPAPAREQAAEARESATLAV
- a CDS encoding LLM class flavin-dependent oxidoreductase, with amino-acid sequence MPVTVVRFNLVAPGAAPAALSARYRAAVEMAAYADERGISTVQTEEHHGAANNWLPSPFAFAGAVFGATRNIAVTVSAVIGPLHDPLRLAEEIAVLDLLSGGRLVTVAGIGYRPEEYALFGVDWKRRGRLQDELLQTLLKAWSGEEFTYRGHRVRLTPRPFTDPHPLLLVGGSSRAAARRAARLGLPFFPSAHLPELEAYYKEKLTEYGTEGWSLMPAAETPLLHIAEDPDRAWTVYGEHFLHEARTYASWQSGQIRSAVRSAATTVDELREEGVYRILTPEQCVALGADSLVLHPLAGGMPVAEGWRSLRLFAERVLPVLADRAA
- a CDS encoding sugar porter family MFS transporter; protein product: MTSTAQAPQSGARTAHPDHLGHVIFIAAAAAMGGFLFGYDSSVINGAVEAIRSRYDIGSAALAQVIAIALIGCAIGAAYAGRIADRIGRIRVMQIAAVLFTVSAVGSALPFALWDFALWRVVGGFAIGMASVIGPAYIAEVAPPAYRGRLGSFQQAAIVIGIAVSQLVNWGLLNAADGNQRGHLMGLEAWQVMLGVMVVPAVLYGLLSFAIPESPRFLLSVGKRERAKEILAEVEGQDADLDARVAEIEHAMQSEHKSTFKDLLGGGFFFKPIVWIGIGLSVFQQFVGINVAFYYSSTLWQSVGIDPADSFFYSFTTSIINIVGTVIAMIFVDRVGRKPLALIGSVGMVVGLALEAWAFSYHLVDGKLPSTQGWVALIAAHVFVLFFALSWGVVVWVFLGEMFPNKIRAAALGVAASAQWIANWAITASFPSLADWNLSGTYIIYTVFAALSIPFVLKFVKETKGKSLEEMG
- the smc gene encoding chromosome segregation protein SMC; this translates as MHLKALTLRGFKSFASATTLRFEPGITCVVGPNGSGKSNVVDALSWVMGEQGAKSLRGGKMEDVIFAGTTGRPPLGRAEVSLTIDNSDGALPIEYAEVTITRIMFRNGGSEYQINGDTCRLLDIQELLSDSGIGREMHVIVGQGQLDSVLHADPMGRRAFIEEAAGVLKHRKRKEKALRKLDAMQANLARVQDLTDELRRQLKPLGRQAAVARRAAVIQADLRDARLRLLADDLVRLREALKTEIADEAALKERKEAAEQELKKAQQREALLEDEVRQLSPRLQRAQQTWYELSQLAERVRGTISLADARVKSATSAPPDERRGRDPEDLEREAARIREQEAELEAALDAAQHALDDTVAHRAELERELAVEERRLRDVARAIADRREGLARLTGQVNAARSRAASAQAEIDRLAAARDEAQERAVTAQEEYEALKAEVDGLDADDAHLTDQHEAAKRQLAEAESALSTAREALTAAERRRAATQARREALALGLRRKDGSGILLGARDRLTGILGPAAELLTVTPGHEIPLAAAFGAAADAIAVSTPAAAAEAIRMLRKQDGGRAALLLAGPTEPTSGDAHRRGAGQYRHAAPPRGATSHDEPADAEPAVTPLPRGRFAAELVRGPADLMPAVHRLLHGIVVVDTLEDAEDLVHAHPDLTAVTAEGDLLGAHFAHGGSAGAPSLLEVQASVDEAAAELEELALRCEELTEAQHAAAERRTEAAALVEELAERRRAADREKSAVAQQLGRLAGQARGAAGEAERSTAAAARAQEALEKAVQEAEELAERLAVAEEMPVEEEPDTSVRDRLAADGANARQTEMEARLQVRTHEERVKGLAGRADSLDRAARAEREARARAEQRRARLRHEAAVAEAVASGARQLLAHIEVSLARAERERSAAEAAKAQREQELTAARTAGRELKSELDKLTDSVHRGEVLGAEKRLRIEQLETKALEELGVEPEGLVSEYGPHQPVPPSLPAEGEQLPDDPDHPRNQPRPFHRAEQERRLKAAERAYQQLGKVNPLALEEFAALEERHKFLSEQLEDLKKTRADLLQVVKEVDERVEQVFTEAYRDTAREFEGVFSRLFPGGDGRLVLTDPDNMLTTGVDVEARPPGKKVKRLSLLSGGERSLTAVALLVSIFKARPSPFYVMDEVEAALDDTNLQRLIRIMQELQEASQLIVITHQKRTMEVADALYGVSMQGDGVSKVISQRLR